The proteins below come from a single Halictus rubicundus isolate RS-2024b chromosome 13, iyHalRubi1_principal, whole genome shotgun sequence genomic window:
- the LOC143360379 gene encoding glyoxylate reductase/hydroxypyruvate reductase has translation MKPRVLVTSSDVPSEGIDLLRTKCDVTIIHDGMNTLREDVLQALPGHDAVFIAKHYNVNSEFLNIAGPTLKVVSTMSAGYDHLDVPEIKRRGIKVGNTPMVLSAAVAEIAVLLTLNAARRTHEGRLKLERGEVEHTLQWLLGQDLQGSTVGIVGLGNIGQAIVKRLKGFDVGRFIYTGHSRKKTGDELGAHFVSLDELLEQSDFVIVAVPLNNETRGLFNADTFGKMKKNAVFVNIGRGKVVNTDALVTALRTGTIFAAGLDVSDPEPLPPDHELLKLPNAVIIPHLGSATKKTRRDMSIAAAQNILNGLENKPLVYEL, from the exons ATGAAACCACGCGTACTGGTTACTAGCAGCGATGTGCCATCAGAAGGCATAGACCTGCTTCGCACAAA GTGCGACGTTACGATAATTCACGATGGCATGAATACTTTGCGCGAAGATGTGTTACAAGCCCTTCCAGGCCACGATGCAGTCTTTATAGCGAAGCACTATAATGTAAACAGTGAATTTCTTAATATTGCAG GTCCAACATTGAAAGTCGTTTCCACCATGTCGGCTGGTTACGACCATTTGGACGTTCCTGAAATTAAACGAAGAGGCATCAAAGTGGGAAATACGCCTATGGTTTTGTCTGCTGCAGTTGCTGAAATTGCAGTACTATTAACTTTGAACGCAGCAAGACGAACACACGAAGGGCGTTTAAAACTTGAACG GGGAGAAGTGGAACATACTCTTCAGTGGTTACTTGGTCAAGACTTACAAGGATCAACAGTTGGTATTGTTGGATTGGGTAATATTGGACAGGCTATTGTCAAAAGACTGAAAGGGTTTGATGTCGGCCGTTTCATTTATACAGGCCATTCCCGTAAGAAAACAG GTGATGAACTAGGTGCTCACTTCGTATCACTTGATGAACTGCTTGAACAAAGTGACTTTGTTATCGTTGCTGTGCCATTGAATAATGAAACACGAGGATTATTTAATGCTGATACTTTTGGTAAAATGAAGAAGAACGCTGTATTCGTAAACATTGGTCGTGGCAAAGTTGTGAATACAGATGCATTAGTTACGGCTTTACGGACTGGAACAATTTTCGCAGCTGGTCTTGACGTTTCTGATCCAGAACCACTGCCTCCAGATCATGAACTTCTTAAACTTCCCAATGCTG TGATCATACCTCATTTGGGCAGTGCTACAAAGAAGACACGACGTGATATGTCAATTGCTGCTGCACAAAATATTCTCAATGGGTTAGAGAATAAGCCATTGGTGTATGAATTGTAA
- the LOC143360381 gene encoding uncharacterized protein LOC143360381 — MCEMTCFVQLIEKYPCLYNHTLSDYSRKDITEKAWNEVANEIKWRVADCKEKWRNIRNGFVRSLKPAASGSSAKQRRQYYLHDVMQFVLPFVKPITHIEKCGKIPTPPNEEIQQTEDRDDTTTDTTDDMDREIQNENTSRRKKLKFNEMDEMFIKYLERKTKNSTEDHRKMFLLSLLPDLHKLTDSEMREFKMKTLMSIDEILSRPRQEISHPYPFSPTSEPITHIHPLSPTSSVSQESSTPPSTYTLHTLTTKCKNTLNK, encoded by the exons ATGTGTGAAATGACATGTTTTGTACAACTGATTGAAAAATACCCCTGTTTATATAATCACACATTATCCGACTATTCACGAAAGGATATTACGGAAAAGGCGTGGAATGAAGTGGCGAATGAAATTAAATGGCGtg TTGCCGATTGTAAAGAAAAATGGAGGAATATTAGAAACGGTTTTGTGAGGAGTTTAAAACCAGCGGCAAGTGGTTCTTCCGCGAAACAAAGAAGGCAATACTATTTGCACGATGTTATGCAATTTGTCCTCCCCTTTGTGAAACCGATAACACATATTGAAAAATGTGGAAAGATTCCAACACCACCAAATGAAGAAATCCAACAAACGGAAGATCGAGATGATACTACGACAGACACAACAGATGATATGGATAGAGAAATCCAAAACGAAAACACAAGtcgtagaaaaaaattaaaatttaatgagATGGATGAAATGTTTATAAAGTATttagaaagaaaaacaaaaaattcgaCCGAGGATCAtcggaaaatgtttttattgagCTTGCTACCTGATTTGCACAAATTAACAGACAGTGAGATGCgggaatttaaaatgaaaacgCTAATGTCAATTGATGAAATTCTAAGCCGCCCTCGTCAAGAAATTTCTCACCCATATCCCTTTTCACCCACTTCTGAACCAATTACACATATACACCCCCTTTCACCAACATCTTCAGTTTCACAGGAATCCTCCACTCCTCCGTCAACCTATACTTTGCATACGTTGACAACAAAGTGTAAaaatacattaaataaataa
- the Lamtor3 gene encoding late endosomal/lysosomal adaptor, MAPK and MTOR activator 3 isoform X2, translating into MTAELKKFLYGLLSSVEGLHSILITDRDGVPVVSVADKQAPEMAMRASFLSTFGMATDQGSKLGLGKNKTIICMYSSYQVVQMNKLPLVISFIASHNCNTGHILSLENKIDPILSNLKNAVVEA; encoded by the exons ATGACAGCG gAATTAAAGAAGTTTCTTTATGGTCTTCTAAGTAGCGTTGAAGGACTTCATAGTATATTAATAACAGATAGAGATGGTGTTCCCGTTGTATCAGTAGCTGATAAACAAGCACCAGAAATGGCTATGAGAGCAAGTTTTTTGTCAACATTTGGAATGGCAACGGATCAAGGAAGTAAATTGGGACTTGGAAAGAATAAAACTATTATATGCATGTACAGTAGTTATCAG GTGGTTCAAATGAACAAGTTACCATTAGTCATTAGTTTCATTGCTAGTCATAACTGTAACACAGGTCATATTCTGTCTCTGGAGAATAAGATCGATCCAATTTTAAGTAATTTGAAAAATGCAGTAGTGGAAGCTTGA
- the Lamtor3 gene encoding late endosomal/lysosomal adaptor, MAPK and MTOR activator 3 isoform X1, which yields MTAVSCEIELKKFLYGLLSSVEGLHSILITDRDGVPVVSVADKQAPEMAMRASFLSTFGMATDQGSKLGLGKNKTIICMYSSYQVVQMNKLPLVISFIASHNCNTGHILSLENKIDPILSNLKNAVVEA from the exons ATGACAGCGGTAAGTTGTGAAATT gAATTAAAGAAGTTTCTTTATGGTCTTCTAAGTAGCGTTGAAGGACTTCATAGTATATTAATAACAGATAGAGATGGTGTTCCCGTTGTATCAGTAGCTGATAAACAAGCACCAGAAATGGCTATGAGAGCAAGTTTTTTGTCAACATTTGGAATGGCAACGGATCAAGGAAGTAAATTGGGACTTGGAAAGAATAAAACTATTATATGCATGTACAGTAGTTATCAG GTGGTTCAAATGAACAAGTTACCATTAGTCATTAGTTTCATTGCTAGTCATAACTGTAACACAGGTCATATTCTGTCTCTGGAGAATAAGATCGATCCAATTTTAAGTAATTTGAAAAATGCAGTAGTGGAAGCTTGA
- the LOC143360189 gene encoding erlin-1 — MFDQSIIGVCFFVCLAVVFNCSLHHIEEGHVGVYFRGGALLPQVSNPGFHMMIPLLTKYRSVQVTLQTDEVKNVPCGTSGGVMIFFDRIEVVNILDANSVYNIVRNFTADYDQTLIFNKIHHELNQFCSVHTLHEVYIDLFDQIDENLKTALQKDLNDLAPGLSIHAVRVTKPKIPETIRKNYELMEGEKTKLLIATQHQKVVEKDAETDRKKALIEAEKQAEVSKIQYNQNIMEKESLRQIVEIENAIHLAKQKSLSDAEYYKIKMQAEANKFLLTSEYLDLKKYEALSQNAKLYFVQDTPKMFVYEKGLNDPTVHSSVDTKES; from the exons ATGTTTGACCAAAGCATTATTGGTGTATGCTTCTTTGTCTGTCTAGCAGTTGTTTTTAACTGTTCATTACATCACATTGAAGAAGGTCATGTTGGTGTATACTTCAGG GGAGGTGCATTATTGCCTCAAGTTAGTAATCCAGGGTTTCATATGATGATTCCTTTATTAACTAAATACCGTTCTGTTCAAGTTACATTGCAGACAGATGAGGTAAAAAACGTACCATGTGGTACTAGTGGTGGTGTGATGATCTTCTTTGATCGAATAGAAGTTGTAAACATATTGGATGCAAACAGCG TTTACAATATTGTGAGGAACTTTACGGCAGATTATGACCAGACATTAATATTTAACAAGATACATCATGAATTGAACCAATTTTGTTCTGTGCACACATTACATGAAGTATACATAGATTTATTTGACCAGAtagatgaaaatttaaaaactgcTCTGCAAAAAGATTTAAATGATTTAGCACCTGGCTTAAGTATTCATGCTGTTAGAGTTACAAAACCTAAAATTCCAGAAACTATAAgaaaaaattatgaattaaT GGAAGgtgaaaaaacaaaattattaatagctACACAACATCAGAAAGTAGTAGAGAAAGATGCAGAAACTGACAGGAAGAAAGCTCTGATTGAAGCAGAAAAACAGGCCGAAGTTTCGAAAATTCAATACAATCAAAATATTATGGAAAAAGAATCTCTTCGGCAAATAGTTGAAATTGAAAATGCAATACACCTGGCAAAACAAAAGAGTCTTTCCGATGcagaatattacaaaataaaaatgcaggCTGAGGCAAACAAGTTTCTTCTTACTTCAGAGTATTTAGATTTGAAGAAATATGAAGCACTATCGCAGAATGCAAAACTTTATTTTGTTCAAGATACACCAAAGATGTTTGTGTATGAAAAAGGTTTAAACGATCCTACAGTTCATTCCAGTGTAGACACAAAGGAATCGTAA